A genomic stretch from Ureibacillus composti includes:
- a CDS encoding folylpolyglutamate synthase/dihydrofolate synthase family protein — MFHSIDECTEFIFSLKASTYKGEPLEAVRILLENLGNPHEKVKFIHFAGSNGKGSTLNATREILMEQGIAVGAFISPHLERVNERITINKVQISDEQFLKYTNLVLNLIETKLDGKVPSFFEIMTILAFLHFANEKVDVALIETGIGGRLDSTNVITPEVSVITTISLEHTDLLGDTYEKIAFEKAGIIKENKPVVVGVKQAQALRVIREKADECNAKCYALGQEILISNVVHHTNPQTFDYVAFGHITEYVPVIMEGVHQMNNAALAITAAKLFLPDIDDQSICQGLLKAKWEGRFEHFGKQIIIDGAHNSEGTAALIETLKRNYPNHQYKFVYAALKDKDHQKSIQMMDQEALSMSFTEIPLPRAEKAEILASKSQHQNVRYEKDWRYLLEDEILQIKENELLVITGSLYFIADVRKFLLQRGGK; from the coding sequence ATGTTTCATTCAATAGATGAATGTACAGAATTTATTTTTTCATTGAAAGCTAGTACATATAAAGGAGAGCCATTAGAAGCTGTCCGTATACTTTTAGAAAACTTAGGAAACCCCCATGAAAAAGTGAAATTTATTCATTTTGCTGGTTCAAACGGTAAAGGGTCTACCTTAAATGCAACACGTGAAATATTAATGGAACAAGGTATTGCTGTAGGTGCTTTTATCTCTCCTCACCTTGAACGTGTAAATGAACGTATTACGATCAATAAAGTTCAAATTTCGGATGAACAGTTCCTAAAATATACGAATCTAGTTTTGAATTTAATAGAAACAAAATTAGATGGTAAGGTTCCAAGTTTCTTTGAAATCATGACTATATTGGCTTTTCTGCACTTTGCCAATGAAAAGGTTGATGTTGCTTTAATTGAAACAGGAATCGGGGGGAGATTAGATTCGACTAATGTGATCACGCCTGAGGTTTCTGTTATTACGACTATCTCATTAGAACATACCGATCTATTAGGAGACACCTATGAAAAAATAGCCTTTGAAAAAGCAGGAATTATTAAAGAAAATAAACCTGTTGTTGTAGGGGTGAAGCAGGCTCAAGCACTTCGGGTTATACGAGAAAAAGCAGACGAATGTAACGCGAAATGTTATGCTTTGGGACAAGAAATACTTATTAGTAATGTAGTGCATCATACAAATCCACAAACTTTTGACTATGTTGCATTTGGTCATATCACTGAATATGTTCCAGTGATAATGGAGGGCGTGCATCAAATGAACAATGCTGCATTAGCAATTACTGCTGCAAAGCTTTTTCTCCCCGACATTGATGATCAAAGCATTTGCCAAGGTCTTTTAAAAGCAAAGTGGGAAGGGCGTTTTGAACATTTTGGTAAACAAATTATTATCGATGGTGCACATAATTCTGAAGGTACAGCAGCTTTAATTGAAACATTAAAACGTAATTATCCAAATCATCAATATAAATTTGTCTATGCTGCTCTAAAAGATAAAGATCATCAAAAAAGTATTCAAATGATGGATCAAGAGGCCTTATCTATGAGCTTTACTGAAATTCCATTACCACGAGCAGAAAAAGCTGAAATATTGGCATCTAAGTCACAGCACCAAAATGTACGTTATGAGAAAGATTGGCGCTATTTACTTGAAGATGAAATTTTGCAAATAAAAGAAAATGAACTTCTAGTCATTACAGGATCACTTTATTTTATTGCAGATGTGCGGAAGTTCCTATTACAAAGAGGGGGCAAATAA
- a CDS encoding valine--tRNA ligase — MTEELNNSMPTKYEPGSIEAGRYDWWLKGKYFEAQPQSGKQPYSIVIPPPNVTGKLHLGHAWDTTLQDILIRMKRMQGYDALWLPGMDHAGIATQAKVEAKLREDGVTRYDLGREKFLEKTWEWKEEYAGHIREQWAKLGLALDYTRERFTLDEGLSDAVKEVFVKLYEKGLIYRGERIINWDPAAKTALSDIEVIHKEVEGAFYHMEYPLADGSGKLRVATTRPETMLGDSGVAVHPEDERYKHLIGKTVILPIVGREIPIVGDTYVDMEFGTGVVKMTPAHDPNDFEVGNRHNLERILVMNEDGTMNDLAGKYANMDRFECRKQIVADLKEAGVLVEIEPHTHQVGHSERSGAVVEPYLSAQWFVKMGPLAEQALEIQKSESEKVNFVPNRFENTYNRWMENIHDWCISRQLWWGHQIPAWYHNQTGEIYVGKEAPKDPENWTQDEDVLDTWFSSALWPFSTMGWPDTENEEYKRYYPTNTLVTGYDIIFFWVSRMIFQGKEFTGVRPFKDVLIHGLVRDGEGRKMSKSLGNGVDPMDVIDQYGADSLRYFLATGSSPGQDLRYTTEKVESIWNFANKIWNASRFALMNMEGLTFGEIDLTGNLNVADKWILTRLNETIERVTTLSDKYEFGEVGRELYNFIWDDFCSWYIEMAKLPLYGEDEAAKKTTRSVLAYVLDQTMRLLHPLMPFITEEIWQHLPHEGESITVAAWPTVKEEFNFAEESTSMKLLMDIIRSVRNIRAEVNTPMSKKVPLFIAAKDQETVKVLEANKAYIEKFCNPEVLTIGENLEAPSQSMTAVVTGAELFLPLAGLINLEEEVARLEKELEKWEKEVKLVSGKLSNEKFVSKAPEALVAKEREKLADYQEKYETVEKRLAELKNM; from the coding sequence TTGACAGAAGAACTAAACAATTCAATGCCTACAAAATATGAACCGGGGAGCATTGAAGCAGGCCGCTATGATTGGTGGTTAAAAGGTAAGTATTTTGAAGCACAACCCCAAAGCGGTAAACAACCATACTCAATCGTCATTCCACCGCCAAACGTAACGGGAAAACTACATTTAGGTCACGCATGGGATACAACACTACAAGATATTCTAATTCGTATGAAACGAATGCAAGGCTACGATGCACTTTGGTTACCTGGTATGGACCACGCAGGTATTGCAACACAAGCGAAAGTAGAAGCAAAACTTCGTGAAGATGGTGTTACAAGATATGATTTAGGTCGCGAAAAATTCCTTGAAAAAACTTGGGAATGGAAAGAAGAGTATGCAGGCCACATCCGTGAACAATGGGCAAAGCTTGGTTTAGCTCTAGATTATACTCGTGAACGTTTTACTTTGGATGAGGGCTTATCAGACGCGGTTAAAGAAGTGTTTGTTAAGTTATACGAAAAAGGATTAATCTATCGTGGTGAACGCATTATTAACTGGGATCCTGCAGCAAAAACTGCCCTTTCTGATATCGAAGTAATTCATAAAGAGGTAGAGGGAGCATTCTATCATATGGAATACCCATTAGCTGACGGTTCAGGTAAATTACGAGTTGCAACAACTCGACCAGAGACAATGCTTGGGGATTCAGGAGTTGCTGTGCATCCAGAAGATGAGCGTTATAAACATTTAATTGGTAAAACAGTTATTCTTCCAATCGTAGGCCGAGAAATTCCAATCGTTGGTGACACTTATGTTGATATGGAATTTGGAACTGGCGTTGTAAAAATGACTCCTGCACATGACCCGAACGACTTTGAAGTTGGTAATCGTCATAACTTAGAACGTATACTTGTCATGAATGAAGATGGAACGATGAATGATTTAGCAGGCAAATATGCAAACATGGATCGTTTTGAATGCCGTAAGCAAATTGTTGCTGACTTAAAAGAAGCAGGTGTACTTGTTGAAATTGAACCACATACACATCAAGTAGGACACTCAGAGCGTTCCGGTGCAGTTGTGGAACCATACCTTTCTGCACAATGGTTTGTTAAAATGGGACCTCTTGCAGAGCAAGCTTTAGAAATTCAAAAAAGCGAATCTGAAAAAGTAAACTTTGTACCAAACCGATTTGAAAATACTTACAACCGTTGGATGGAAAACATCCATGATTGGTGTATTTCACGTCAATTATGGTGGGGGCATCAAATTCCGGCTTGGTATCATAATCAAACAGGTGAAATTTATGTTGGTAAAGAAGCTCCAAAAGACCCTGAGAATTGGACACAAGATGAAGATGTATTAGATACTTGGTTCTCATCTGCATTATGGCCATTCTCAACAATGGGCTGGCCAGATACTGAAAATGAAGAGTACAAACGCTATTATCCAACAAATACGTTAGTAACTGGATACGATATTATATTCTTCTGGGTATCTCGTATGATTTTCCAAGGTAAAGAATTTACAGGCGTTCGACCATTTAAAGATGTATTAATTCATGGTTTAGTACGTGATGGTGAAGGACGCAAAATGAGTAAATCCCTTGGTAATGGTGTTGACCCAATGGATGTAATTGACCAGTATGGTGCAGACTCATTACGTTACTTCTTAGCAACTGGTTCATCTCCAGGTCAAGATTTACGTTATACAACAGAAAAAGTAGAATCAATTTGGAACTTTGCCAATAAAATTTGGAATGCGTCACGATTCGCATTAATGAACATGGAAGGCTTAACATTTGGGGAAATCGATTTAACAGGCAATTTAAATGTTGCTGACAAGTGGATTTTAACTCGTTTAAATGAAACAATTGAACGTGTTACAACGCTTTCGGATAAATATGAATTCGGTGAAGTTGGGCGTGAACTTTATAACTTTATTTGGGATGATTTCTGTTCTTGGTATATTGAGATGGCAAAACTTCCACTTTACGGTGAAGATGAAGCGGCGAAGAAAACTACTCGTTCAGTATTAGCCTATGTATTAGATCAAACAATGCGCTTACTACACCCATTAATGCCATTTATAACTGAGGAAATTTGGCAACACCTACCACATGAAGGTGAGTCAATTACAGTTGCTGCATGGCCAACAGTTAAAGAAGAATTTAATTTTGCTGAAGAATCAACAAGCATGAAATTGCTAATGGATATTATTCGTTCTGTTCGTAACATCCGTGCAGAAGTAAATACACCTATGAGTAAAAAAGTACCGTTATTTATCGCAGCAAAGGACCAAGAAACTGTAAAAGTTCTTGAAGCGAACAAAGCCTACATTGAGAAATTCTGTAATCCAGAGGTTTTAACAATTGGTGAAAACCTTGAAGCACCTAGTCAATCAATGACTGCGGTAGTAACTGGAGCGGAGCTATTCTTACCACTTGCAGGATTAATAAATCTAGAAGAGGAAGTTGCTCGTCTTGAAAAAGAACTTGAGAAGTGGGAAAAAGAAGTAAAACTAGTATCAGGTAAACTATCAAACGAAAAATTTGTATCGAAGGCACCTGAAGCATTAGTTGCTAAAGAACGTGAGAAACTTGCTGATTACCAAGAAAAGTATGAGACAGTTGAAAAACGTTTAGCAGAATTAAAAAATATGTAA